Proteins encoded in a region of the Strix uralensis isolate ZFMK-TIS-50842 chromosome Z, bStrUra1, whole genome shotgun sequence genome:
- the CDKN2B gene encoding cyclin-dependent kinase 4 inhibitor B, which produces MGRRTGVTAADELANAAARGDLQRLRELLDGAADPNAVNSYGRTPIQVMMLGSPRVAELLLQRGADPNRPDPRTGCLPAHDAARAGFLETLAALHRAGARLDLPDGRGRLPLDVAAGGPHGPVARYLRHPPPLA; this is translated from the exons atGGGGCGGCGGACGGGCGTCACGGCGGCCGACGAGCTGGCCAACGCCGCCGCCCGCGGCGACCTGCAGCGCCTGAGGGAGCTGCTGGACGGCGCGGCGGACCCCAACGCCGTCAACTCCTACGGCCGAACCCCCATCCAG GTGATGATGCTGGGCAGCCCGCGGGTGgccgagctgctgctgcagcgcgGAGCCGACCCCAACCGCCCCGACCCGCGCACCGGCTGCCTCCCGGCGCACGACGCGGCCCGCGCCGGCTTCCTGGAGACGCTGGCGGCGCTGCACCGCGCCGGGGCGCGCCTCGACCTGCCCGACGGCCGCGGCCGCCTCCCCCTCGACGTGGCGGCAGGGGGCCCGCACGGACCGGTGGCCCGGTACCTGCGCCACCCGCCGCCCCTCGCCTAG